The Arachis ipaensis cultivar K30076 chromosome B07, Araip1.1, whole genome shotgun sequence genome includes a window with the following:
- the LOC107609868 gene encoding U-box domain-containing protein 1-like yields the protein MDCDALTLSTMTISSPGLLPTETLLDSLVHISNEVVSIEKLPFVQMRNVSSMIRRIKLLSSLFEEIQEAETPLPPSSTLCFTELLSVITRGKVLIQEIKDASTLWGLIQLEFISNQFYVLVKEMGRALDILPLRLLNITADIREQVDLLHKQAKRAELTIDPRELQRREMLLEVMANNMMQNKKNKGYMDFGKMEELLSSIGLRTISDYDIEISKLEIEAQNQAGTGGLVVVSNINNLISLVSYSKSMIFRDGENEESKKESCSYLYNKVNDSSSSSQSMSIPDEFRCPISLDLMRDPVIVSSGHTYDRNSIAQWINSGHHTCPKSGQRLIHTALIPNYALKSLVQQWCYDNNVPLNEPNSSVSEEKSNKKNSNDGAIDHISANKAAADAVKMTAEFLVGKLATGSADTQRQAAYELRLLAKTGMDNRRIIAEVGAIPFLVTLLGSHDPRIQEHAVTAMFNLSIYDNNKVLLMSAGAVDKIVQVLEQGRTMEARENAAATIFSLSMLDECKVQIGARPRAVPALVLLLKEGTPVGKRDAATALFNLAVYNPNKSIIVSSGAVDVLIELLMDDKASITDDALSVLALLLGCSQGLKEIRNSRELVPLLIDLLRFGSVKGKENSITLLLGLCKEETEVVARRLLANPRSVPSLQSLAAHGSLRARRKADALLRLLNRCCSQPHHSL from the coding sequence ATGGATTGTGATGCTCTTACTCTATCCACTATGACTATCTCTTCACCAGGATTGTTACCAACTGAGACATTGTTAGATTCTTTGGTTCACATATCCAATGAAGTTGTCTCAATAGAGAAGCTTCCATTTGTGCAAATGAGGAATGTCTCATCCATGATAAGGAGGATCAAGCTTCTCTCTTCATTGTTTGAAGAGATTCAAGAGGCAGAAACACCACTCCCTCCTTCTTCAACTCTTTGCTTCACTGAGCTTTTATCAGTGATCACAAGGGGTAAGGTTTTGATCCAAGAAATCAAAGATGCAAGCACCCTTTGGGGCCTGATTCAGTTAGAATTCATCTCAAACCAATTCTATGTTCTTGTTAAAGAGATGGGAAGAGCCCTTGATATCTTGCCTCTTAGATTGCTCAACATAACTGCAGATATAAGGGAGCAAGTGGATCTTCTTCACAAACAAGCGAAGCGAGCCGAGTTAACCATTGATCCTAGAGAGCTCCAAAGAAGAGAAATGCTTCTAGAAGTAATGGCCAACAACATGATGCAAAACAAGAAGAACAAGGGCTATATGGATTTTGGTAAAATGGAAGAACTGTTAAGCAGCATTGGTTTGAGAACTATATCAGATTATGATATAGAAATTTCAAAGTTGGAGATTGAAGCTCAGAATCAAGCAGGAACAGGAGGACTAGTGGTTGTGTCAAACATAAACAACCTCATATCTCTTGTTTCTTATTCCAAATCAATGATTTTCAGAGATGGAGAAaatgaagaaagtaagaaagaatctTGTTCATATTTGTACAACAAAGTCAATGATAGCTCTTCATCTTCTCAATCCATGTCAATTCCTGACGAATTTCGCTGCCCAATTTCGCTTGACTTAATGAGAGATCCTGTGATTGTTTCATCCGGCCACACATATGATCGAAATTCGATTGCGCAGTGGATAAACTCTGGCCACCATACTTGCCCCAAAAGTGGACAGAGGCTAATCCacactgctctgataccaaattatgCACTGAAAAGTCTTGTTCAGCAATGGTGCTATGACAACAATGTTCCATTGAATGAGCCTAATTCTTCTGTTTCCGAGGAAAAGAGCAATAAGAAGAACTCAAATGACGGCGCTATTGATCACATCTCTGCCAACAAAGCGGCTGCAGATGCTGTGAAAATGACAGCAGAGTTTCTGGTTGGAAAATTGGCAACAGGCTCAGCTGACACACAAAGACAAGCTGCCTATGAGCTTCGTTTACTCGCGAAAACCGGCATGGACAACCGGCGAATCATAGCTGAGGTAGGTGCTATTCCTTTTCTGGTAACACTACTTGGATCACATGATCCAAGAATCCAGGAACATGCAGTGACTGCCATGTTCAACCTATCAATCTATGATAACAACAAGGTTCTGCTCATGTCGGCCGGCGCAGTGGACAAAATAGTCCAAGTTCTAGAACAAGGGAGAACAATGGAAGCCAGAGAGAATGCTGCAGCAACAATATTCAGCTTGAGTATGTTAGATGAATGCAAGGTTCAAATCGGAGCGCGGCCGAGGGCGGTTCCTGCATTAGTCCTACTCTTGAAAGAAGGCACACCAGTTGGGAAAAGAGATGCAGCAACTGCACTATTCAACCTTGCAGTGTACAATCCAAACAAATCAATAATTGTGAGTTCTGGTGCAGTTGATGTGCTTATTGAATTGCTAATGGATGATAAAGCTAGCATTACTGATGATGCATTATCAGTTCTTGCTTTGTTACTTGGATGCTCACAAGGACTAAAAGAAATAAGGAATAGTAGAGAGTTGGTGCCACTTCTCATTGATCTTCTAAGATTTGGATCAGTCAAAGGGAAGGAAAATTCTATAACACTTCTTCTAGGATTGTGCAAGGAAGAGACCGAGGTGGTTGCGCGGCGGTTGCTGGCGAATCCAAGGAGCGTGCCGTCGCTTCAAAGCTTGGCTGCTCATGGCTCATTGAGAGCTAGAAGG